One segment of Polaribacter huanghezhanensis DNA contains the following:
- a CDS encoding serine O-acetyltransferase yields the protein MKLFLTDLNKYQKYSNKSKLVLFITSQGLWAIFVYRISNKIYKSNLPKTIKKLLLFFAVFWQKIIEIFAGISIPYSCSIGHSFYIGHFGGIIINANAVIGNNCNISQGVTIGVSGREIKRGVPIIGNNVYIGVNAVVAGKILIENNVLIAANSLVIHDVNHSSTMIGVPAICINNKGSKSYI from the coding sequence ATGAAATTATTTTTAACGGATTTGAATAAATATCAAAAATATAGTAATAAATCAAAATTAGTTTTATTTATAACTTCTCAAGGTTTATGGGCTATTTTTGTTTATAGAATTTCTAATAAAATATATAAAAGTAATTTACCAAAAACCATAAAAAAACTATTATTGTTTTTTGCGGTTTTTTGGCAAAAGATAATTGAAATTTTTGCTGGAATTTCAATTCCATATTCTTGCTCAATAGGCCATTCTTTTTACATTGGTCATTTTGGAGGGATAATTATAAACGCAAATGCTGTGATAGGAAATAATTGTAACATATCACAGGGGGTAACAATTGGAGTTAGTGGAAGGGAAATCAAAAGAGGAGTACCAATAATTGGTAATAATGTTTATATTGGAGTTAATGCTGTAGTTGCAGGTAAAATTTTAATAGAAAACAATGTGTTAATAGCAGCTAATAGTTTGGTTATACATGATGTAAATCATTCTTCAACGATGATAGGAGTTCCCGCAATTTGTATTAATAATAAAGGATCTAAAAGTTATATTTAA
- the neuC gene encoding UDP-N-acetylglucosamine 2-epimerase, with amino-acid sequence MKKIVFLSGTRADFGKLKSLIKITQESGNFDVQIFATGMHLDEKYGLTVNEIYKSGFKNISTFQNHVGSEFMDRRLAKTIQGFSEYIAIQKPDLIVVHGDRIEALAGAIVGSLNNILVAHIEGGEISGTIDELIRHSVSKLSHLHLVSNDEAKKRLIQMGELESSVYVIGSPDLDLMNPSNLPSIDQVKEYYKIPFDKFSIAMFHPVTTEYKNIKKHSKIYVDSLLKSTKNYVVIYPNNDLGTEEVLKQYKRLENNSRFKIFPSLRFEYFLKLLKESAFIIGNSSAGIREAPFYKVPTIDIGSRQNNRYKGNSILNVSYDVNEILSAIGKSSQFKSKKLDISDFGKGNSNTLFLHLLNSQQIWYVNCQKQFQDL; translated from the coding sequence ATGAAAAAAATAGTTTTCCTTTCTGGAACAAGAGCTGATTTTGGAAAGCTAAAATCGTTAATCAAAATAACCCAAGAATCTGGTAATTTTGATGTTCAAATTTTTGCAACCGGTATGCATTTAGACGAAAAATATGGTTTAACGGTCAATGAAATTTATAAAAGCGGATTTAAAAATATTTCAACGTTTCAAAATCATGTTGGCTCAGAATTTATGGATAGAAGGTTGGCAAAAACAATTCAAGGGTTTTCTGAATATATAGCAATACAAAAACCAGATTTAATTGTTGTCCATGGAGATAGAATAGAAGCTTTAGCAGGTGCGATTGTAGGTAGCTTAAATAATATTTTAGTCGCTCATATAGAAGGCGGAGAAATTTCTGGAACCATTGACGAATTAATAAGACATTCTGTAAGTAAATTATCACATTTACATTTAGTTTCTAATGATGAAGCCAAGAAAAGATTAATCCAAATGGGAGAATTAGAATCTTCAGTTTATGTTATTGGTTCACCAGATTTAGATCTAATGAACCCTTCTAATTTACCAAGTATTGATCAGGTAAAAGAATATTACAAAATCCCTTTTGATAAATTTTCTATAGCAATGTTTCACCCTGTAACTACAGAATATAAAAACATTAAAAAACATAGTAAAATATATGTTGATTCATTACTTAAATCTACTAAAAACTATGTTGTTATTTATCCTAATAATGATTTAGGAACTGAAGAAGTTTTAAAGCAATACAAAAGATTAGAAAATAATTCTAGATTTAAAATTTTTCCTTCTTTAAGATTTGAGTATTTTCTTAAATTATTGAAAGAATCAGCTTTTATTATAGGTAACTCTAGTGCAGGTATTAGAGAAGCTCCATTTTACAAAGTTCCAACTATAGATATTGGCTCTAGACAAAATAATAGATATAAAGGAAATTCTATTCTAAATGTATCTTATGATGTAAATGAAATTTTATCAGCTATTGGAAAAAGTAGTCAATTTAAATCTAAAAAATTGGATATTTCTGATTTTGGAAAAGGAAATAGCAATACACTTTTCTTACATTTGTTAAATTCTCAGCAGATTTGGTATGTGAATTGTCAAAAACAATTTCAAGATTTATAA
- a CDS encoding O-antigen ligase family protein: MLNRFIENKLLLISIHIVIGYLATFSFFPKIFGLICIVAPIFYLISQKNFNEEALMFSAYIVGAEVFLRMTDSLVFYESGKYAVIIFLTFGFFLGRFNQKFGVQFLFYLLLLFIGIFFTRVPEGESIRNAIVFNLSGPLVLGVSGIYFYKRIISKKNLLNSLFCMLLPLFSMLTYIYFRTPNLKEIIFRGTANFEASAGFGPNQVATAIGLGIFIIPVFILMKKRITGFVLLDLIFLMYFIYRGLLTFSRGGIITGLIALIVFAIFYIISNKNALQVFVKYLAVGITFSIAIWVYTSGVTGGMLDNRYAGKNASGVQKEDITSGRVDILEEQVSSFIANPLGIGVGNGKYKRQALSNDITAASHNEIGRLIEEHGISGLIILIGLIIIPLFNIWNSNNYQRSFLLSFYLIWFLTINHSAMRIALPGFIYALSLIIITDDEEE, encoded by the coding sequence ATGTTAAACAGATTTATAGAAAATAAACTATTATTAATAAGTATTCATATTGTAATTGGGTATTTAGCTACGTTTTCTTTTTTTCCTAAAATATTTGGTTTGATTTGTATTGTTGCCCCAATATTTTATTTAATATCTCAAAAAAACTTCAATGAAGAAGCATTAATGTTTTCTGCTTATATTGTTGGTGCTGAGGTTTTTTTAAGAATGACAGACTCTTTGGTTTTTTATGAGTCAGGGAAGTACGCAGTAATTATATTTTTAACTTTTGGTTTTTTTTTAGGGAGATTTAATCAAAAATTTGGAGTTCAGTTTTTATTTTACCTTTTACTTCTTTTCATTGGAATTTTTTTTACAAGAGTTCCGGAAGGAGAATCAATAAGAAACGCAATTGTCTTTAATCTTAGTGGTCCTTTAGTATTAGGGGTTTCTGGAATCTATTTTTATAAGAGAATAATTTCAAAAAAAAACTTACTTAATTCTTTGTTCTGTATGCTTTTGCCTTTGTTTTCAATGCTGACTTATATATATTTTAGAACACCCAATTTAAAAGAAATTATTTTTAGAGGTACAGCAAATTTTGAAGCATCAGCTGGCTTTGGGCCCAATCAAGTAGCAACTGCAATTGGGCTAGGGATTTTTATCATTCCTGTTTTTATTTTAATGAAAAAGAGAATTACAGGCTTTGTGCTCCTTGATTTAATTTTTTTAATGTATTTTATTTATAGAGGTTTGTTAACTTTTTCGAGAGGAGGTATTATTACGGGTTTAATTGCCCTAATAGTGTTTGCGATATTTTATATTATTTCAAATAAAAACGCACTGCAAGTCTTTGTTAAATATTTAGCTGTTGGAATTACTTTTTCAATAGCTATTTGGGTCTATACTTCTGGAGTTACAGGCGGTATGTTAGATAATCGATATGCGGGAAAAAATGCTAGTGGAGTTCAAAAAGAAGACATCACTTCAGGAAGAGTTGATATTTTAGAAGAACAAGTTAGTAGTTTTATTGCGAATCCTTTGGGTATTGGTGTAGGGAATGGTAAATATAAAAGACAAGCATTAAGTAATGATATTACAGCCGCATCTCATAATGAAATAGGAAGATTGATAGAGGAACATGGAATATCTGGATTGATAATTTTAATAGGATTAATAATAATTCCGCTTTTTAATATTTGGAATTCTAACAACTACCAACGGAGCTTTTTGCTTTCATTTTATTTAATTTGGTTTTTAACAATTAACCATTCTGCGATGCGGATAGCCTTACCTGGGTTTATTTACGCATTAAGTTTAATTATTATTACAGATGATGAAGAGGAGTAA
- a CDS encoding phenylacetate--CoA ligase family protein has product MFYKFIYLLGRNFRNPSIKKQLAFLKESESWSLEKLENYQFKKLQELLNFAFTYSNYYKQKMLELEIEPSDIRNLGDIKKLPILTKKDILEHNSIIHTNFKFKKKFKAITSGTTGQSLEFYRDEFADSFNRASIIKGYELFEVKPWDRNGYFWGFSFSLIKKIKTIILDRFQNRFRVFSYDEKAFNKFVNKLQKAKYIHGYSSMLYQAAKTINEKKLLKPEKILMVKGTSEKIFEKYQDEVKKAFGLKMISEYGATESGIIAFECPSGNMHINMEGVIVEEIENEILVTHLQMKSFPIIRYRLGDYIKLAPKEKKCNCGKEHLILEDITGRVGSNIYGVKQIYPSFTFYYIFKNLSNNDNIILNYQVIQKEKGLLVFKIEQFLNEEESTKLKNEIYKYFKDDMRIEIEQNSNLNTFKGKLKSFISKVNE; this is encoded by the coding sequence ATGTTTTATAAATTTATTTATTTATTAGGTAGAAATTTTAGAAACCCATCAATAAAAAAGCAGTTAGCATTTTTAAAGGAATCAGAAAGTTGGTCATTAGAAAAATTAGAGAACTACCAATTTAAAAAATTACAAGAGCTACTAAATTTTGCTTTCACGTACTCTAATTATTACAAACAAAAAATGTTGGAACTAGAAATTGAACCTTCTGATATTAGAAACTTAGGAGATATAAAAAAGCTACCTATTCTAACAAAAAAAGATATTTTAGAACATAATTCTATAATTCACACAAATTTTAAATTTAAAAAAAAATTTAAAGCAATTACCTCGGGTACAACAGGACAGTCTTTAGAGTTCTATAGAGATGAATTTGCAGACTCATTTAATAGAGCCTCAATTATAAAAGGCTATGAGCTTTTCGAAGTAAAACCATGGGATAGAAATGGGTATTTTTGGGGATTTAGTTTTTCACTTATAAAGAAAATAAAAACTATAATTTTAGATCGTTTTCAGAATAGATTTAGAGTTTTTAGTTATGATGAAAAAGCATTTAACAAATTTGTTAATAAATTACAAAAAGCAAAATATATTCATGGATATTCTTCGATGCTATATCAAGCAGCAAAAACTATTAATGAAAAGAAGTTGTTAAAACCTGAAAAAATATTGATGGTTAAAGGAACTTCTGAGAAAATTTTTGAAAAATATCAAGATGAAGTTAAAAAAGCATTTGGATTAAAAATGATTAGTGAATATGGAGCTACAGAATCTGGAATTATTGCTTTTGAGTGTCCGAGTGGTAATATGCATATTAACATGGAAGGTGTAATTGTAGAAGAAATAGAGAATGAAATTTTAGTAACACATTTGCAAATGAAATCATTTCCCATAATAAGATACAGATTGGGAGACTATATAAAATTGGCCCCTAAAGAGAAGAAGTGTAATTGCGGAAAAGAGCATTTGATATTAGAGGATATTACGGGTAGAGTTGGAAGTAATATTTATGGAGTAAAGCAAATTTATCCAAGTTTTACCTTCTATTATATTTTCAAAAATTTATCAAATAATGATAATATTATTCTAAACTATCAAGTTATTCAAAAGGAAAAAGGGTTATTAGTTTTTAAAATAGAACAATTTTTAAATGAAGAAGAATCTACTAAGTTAAAAAATGAAATATATAAATATTTTAAAGACGATATGAGAATAGAAATAGAGCAAAATTCTAATCTAAATACATTTAAAGGAAAATTAAAAAGTTTTATTTCAAAAGTAAATGAATAA
- a CDS encoding glycosyltransferase family 2 protein, translating to MNKLVSIITPCYNSEMFITETITSIQKQTYENWELLITDDGSTDNSIKIIKEFLLKDSRIKLFSIKNSGAAVARNNSIKKSKGSYIAFLDSDDLWFPNKLELQIKFMETHNYNFTHTSYKKISDEGEDLNLTVTCNDVLTYDQMLSSNKIGCLTVMYNVDCIGKIYMPIIRKRQDYALWLKILKINEVAYGLNVVLSKYRLRSNSISNNKFEMLKWNWLLFRKIEKLSFFKSLYLVTSNILIKIFK from the coding sequence ATGAATAAGCTTGTATCAATAATAACACCCTGTTATAATTCGGAAATGTTTATTACCGAAACAATAACCAGTATTCAAAAGCAAACTTATGAAAATTGGGAATTATTGATTACTGATGATGGGTCTACGGATAATTCAATAAAAATCATTAAAGAATTTTTATTAAAAGATAGTAGGATTAAATTATTTAGTATAAAAAACTCTGGCGCTGCCGTAGCTAGAAATAATTCTATAAAAAAGTCTAAAGGAAGTTATATTGCTTTTTTAGATAGTGATGATTTATGGTTTCCAAATAAACTTGAACTTCAAATTAAGTTTATGGAAACACATAATTATAACTTTACCCATACTTCATATAAAAAAATAAGTGATGAAGGAGAAGATCTTAATTTAACAGTAACTTGTAATGATGTATTGACTTATGATCAAATGCTCTCATCAAACAAAATAGGTTGCCTAACTGTAATGTATAATGTTGATTGTATTGGGAAAATATATATGCCGATTATAAGGAAAAGGCAAGATTATGCACTTTGGTTAAAAATCCTAAAAATAAATGAAGTAGCTTATGGACTTAATGTAGTATTATCAAAGTATAGACTAAGAAGCAACTCAATATCTAATAATAAATTTGAAATGCTAAAATGGAATTGGCTATTGTTTCGGAAAATAGAAAAACTATCTTTTTTTAAATCTTTGTACTTAGTAACGTCAAATATTTTAATAAAAATTTTTAAATAA
- a CDS encoding glycosyltransferase family 4 protein: MMKRSNILYIGNDLSNNSNYPTTIKTLTNLLQLEGFKLIKTSNKENKILRMIDMCLTIVKHSKVDYILIDTYSTANFYYAFFTSQIARLFKIKYIPILHGGNLPFRLEDSRKLSKLIFKNSYRNIAPSNYLKHEFEKKGYPSVLIPNVIEIKDYKFKERKVLQPKLLFVRAFDEIYNPLMAIDVLRKLKVKYLGATLCMIGPDKDGSLEKVKQLAKEKNVLDDIEFTGVLSKKDWHKKSEDFDIFINTTNVDNTPVSLIEAMALGLPIVSTDAGGIPYLISNEVDGLLINKGDIDQMVNEIISLLEGGHPEIAKKARHKVESFNWDIVKYKWFKILK, translated from the coding sequence ATGATGAAGAGGAGTAATATTTTATATATTGGAAATGATTTATCAAATAACTCAAACTATCCAACAACAATAAAAACCTTAACTAATTTATTACAATTAGAAGGGTTTAAATTAATAAAAACATCGAATAAAGAAAATAAAATTTTAAGAATGATTGATATGTGTTTAACAATAGTAAAACACAGTAAAGTTGATTATATACTAATTGACACATATAGCACTGCTAATTTTTATTACGCTTTTTTTACTTCTCAAATAGCCCGACTTTTCAAAATAAAATACATTCCAATTTTACATGGCGGAAACCTTCCGTTTAGATTAGAGGATTCTAGAAAACTATCAAAGTTAATTTTCAAGAATTCATATAGAAATATTGCTCCTTCAAATTATTTAAAACACGAATTTGAGAAAAAAGGGTATCCTTCTGTACTAATTCCCAATGTTATTGAAATTAAAGATTATAAATTTAAAGAAAGAAAAGTATTACAACCTAAATTATTATTTGTTAGAGCTTTTGATGAAATTTATAACCCTTTAATGGCGATAGATGTATTAAGGAAGTTAAAAGTAAAATATCTAGGAGCAACACTTTGTATGATTGGTCCAGATAAAGATGGTAGTTTAGAAAAAGTAAAACAATTAGCTAAAGAGAAAAACGTATTGGATGATATTGAATTTACAGGTGTATTGTCTAAAAAAGATTGGCATAAAAAATCTGAAGATTTTGACATCTTTATCAATACAACAAATGTAGATAATACACCTGTAAGTTTAATTGAAGCTATGGCGCTTGGTTTACCAATTGTTTCAACAGATGCTGGCGGAATTCCGTACTTAATTTCAAATGAAGTAGATGGTTTATTAATTAATAAAGGAGATATTGATCAAATGGTTAATGAAATAATTTCCTTATTAGAAGGAGGGCATCCTGAAATTGCAAAAAAAGCAAGACATAAAGTTGAAAGTTTTAATTGGGATATTGTAAAATATAAATGGTTTAAAATTTTAAAATAA
- a CDS encoding glycosyltransferase family 4 protein → MHICFITSEFPTEGLNGGGIGSVVKFLGEKLVKKNIAVSVVGFYTINSEQIEKVNGIHVYRLPKSQWKFARFYDHTKRILKKINEINTINTIDIVEGSELNFAFFPKKTSYKKVIRLHGGHHFFAIELNKKPAFWRAYQEKRSFKNANEFIAVSNYVGNQTKKYLKRSFNFKTIYNTVDANQFKNNNALEYQKNSLLFVGTICEKKGVRQLVQAIPIIKKQFPDVVLNIIGRDWTFPDGKSYIAYLKTFILDADKKNINIIGPVPHTEVSNYIAKTELCVYPSRMESFGLVLIESLLMEKPVLASNIKPFEEIKNNKNIFKTLESITSRKIAESIIDILSSKEESRKRGINAREDILKRFNSFKIIEENIQFYKNILT, encoded by the coding sequence ATGCACATCTGCTTCATAACAAGTGAATTTCCTACCGAAGGATTAAATGGAGGAGGAATAGGTTCTGTCGTTAAATTTTTAGGAGAAAAGCTAGTCAAGAAAAACATAGCTGTTTCTGTTGTTGGTTTTTATACTATAAATTCAGAACAAATTGAAAAAGTAAATGGAATTCATGTTTATAGATTGCCAAAATCTCAATGGAAATTTGCACGGTTTTATGATCATACAAAACGGATTTTAAAAAAAATTAACGAAATAAATACTATTAATACAATTGATATTGTAGAAGGAAGTGAATTAAATTTTGCTTTCTTTCCTAAAAAAACGAGCTATAAAAAAGTAATTCGTTTGCATGGTGGACATCATTTTTTTGCAATTGAACTCAATAAAAAGCCTGCATTTTGGAGAGCATATCAAGAAAAAAGATCCTTTAAGAATGCTAACGAATTTATTGCAGTAAGTAATTATGTTGGTAATCAAACTAAAAAATACTTAAAAAGGAGTTTTAATTTTAAGACAATCTATAATACGGTTGATGCAAACCAATTTAAAAACAACAATGCGTTAGAATATCAAAAAAATAGTTTGCTATTTGTTGGTACCATTTGTGAGAAAAAAGGAGTTAGACAATTGGTGCAAGCAATTCCAATTATTAAAAAACAATTTCCAGATGTTGTTTTAAACATTATTGGTAGAGATTGGACGTTTCCTGATGGAAAATCATATATCGCATATTTAAAAACCTTTATTTTAGATGCTGATAAAAAGAACATCAATATAATTGGTCCAGTTCCTCATACTGAAGTTTCAAATTATATAGCAAAAACAGAATTATGTGTCTACCCTTCACGTATGGAATCATTTGGCCTGGTATTAATTGAGTCACTATTAATGGAGAAACCTGTATTAGCAAGTAATATTAAACCATTTGAAGAAATTAAAAATAATAAGAATATTTTTAAAACACTAGAATCGATTACATCTAGAAAAATTGCTGAATCAATAATTGATATTTTGAGTTCAAAAGAAGAGTCCCGAAAAAGGGGTATCAATGCAAGAGAGGATATTTTAAAAAGATTTAATTCATTTAAAATTATTGAAGAAAACATACAGTTTTATAAAAATATATTAACATGA
- a CDS encoding glycosyltransferase, translated as MNKLGIIQIIDSLNVGGAEVLAVNIANGLSEQEIDSHLCATRSEGVLKENIHPDVGCIFLNRKKTIDVKAILKLNKYIKKHHIKIVHAHSSSSFIAVSVKIINPKIKIVWHDHYGNSAFLNSRSVFSLKIFSYLFSVIISVNNDLKKWASKNLKTKNVFFIRNFPVFINQEKTTILRGVEGKKIVHLAGYRKQKDHLNLLEAFQLVSDKHEDWTLHLVGKSYNDEYSDSIDNFIKKNKLSNKVFQYGICLDIQHILSQATIGVLSSKSEGLPISLLEYGLANIPAVVTNVGECSLIIKDSSFIVPPSNSIILANALRLLVNSKEKRKILALEINKTVSTDFSKEAAIFKIIEIYKNEC; from the coding sequence TTGAACAAACTTGGTATCATACAAATTATAGATTCGCTTAATGTTGGGGGAGCAGAAGTGTTGGCAGTTAATATAGCTAATGGTCTATCTGAACAAGAAATAGATTCACATTTGTGTGCTACAAGAAGCGAAGGAGTTTTAAAGGAAAATATACATCCTGATGTTGGTTGTATTTTTTTAAACAGAAAAAAAACAATTGATGTTAAGGCAATTCTAAAGCTAAATAAATATATAAAAAAACATCATATTAAGATTGTTCACGCGCATTCATCATCTTCATTTATTGCTGTTTCTGTAAAAATAATAAATCCTAAAATTAAAATTGTTTGGCATGATCATTACGGAAATAGTGCATTTTTAAATAGTAGAAGTGTTTTTTCTTTAAAGATATTTTCATACTTGTTTTCTGTAATAATCTCTGTAAATAATGATTTAAAAAAATGGGCATCAAAGAATTTAAAAACTAAGAATGTTTTTTTTATTCGGAATTTTCCTGTTTTTATTAATCAAGAAAAAACAACTATTTTAAGAGGCGTTGAAGGAAAAAAAATTGTTCATTTAGCTGGATACAGAAAACAAAAAGATCATTTAAACTTATTAGAAGCATTTCAATTAGTGTCAGATAAACATGAAGATTGGACACTACATTTGGTTGGTAAATCGTATAATGACGAGTACTCTGATTCGATTGATAATTTTATTAAAAAAAATAAATTAAGTAATAAAGTCTTTCAATATGGAATTTGTTTAGATATCCAACATATTTTATCACAAGCAACAATTGGGGTGTTATCTTCAAAGTCAGAAGGATTGCCAATTTCTCTTTTAGAATATGGTTTGGCAAATATTCCAGCTGTAGTAACCAATGTAGGTGAATGCAGCTTAATTATTAAAGATTCAAGTTTTATTGTTCCTCCATCAAATAGTATTATTTTAGCGAATGCTTTACGGTTATTGGTGAATTCTAAAGAGAAAAGGAAAATTTTGGCTTTAGAAATTAACAAAACTGTTTCGACAGATTTTTCTAAAGAAGCAGCGATTTTTAAAATAATAGAGATTTACAAAAACGAATGTTAA
- a CDS encoding glycosyltransferase: MNFVVISSAPILENLKSEKLAYSPYVYEMDLWMKNVKKIKFVCPIKYKEKLLTSKFQLQDFDINKTPVISFHNIKESLISLFRIPFVVFQIFKGMFWSDHIHLRCPGNVGLLGCFVQIAFPSKPKTVKYAGNWDPRSKQPFSYKVQKWILSNTFLTKNCKVLVYGEWKNQSKNIIPFFTASYSENEITTIEPKNLKGKIKLLFVGNFSIGKQPLLTVKIAKILVSKGYDIQLDLFGDGARFNAVKDYILNNKLSNNVILHGNQPKEIVKKAFQKSHFLVFISKSEGWPKVVAEAMFWSCLPISSKVSCVPFMLGNGERGSIVNKSTTQIIIELEKYISQENIYLKKVTKAKDWSQQFTLEKFEKEIKNLL, from the coding sequence ATGAATTTTGTAGTAATTTCAAGCGCACCTATATTAGAAAATTTAAAATCAGAAAAACTTGCTTACTCGCCCTATGTTTATGAAATGGATTTATGGATGAAAAATGTTAAAAAAATTAAGTTTGTTTGTCCAATAAAATACAAAGAAAAGTTATTGACTTCAAAATTTCAACTTCAAGATTTTGATATTAATAAAACACCAGTAATTTCATTTCATAATATTAAAGAATCATTAATATCTTTATTTAGAATTCCTTTTGTAGTTTTCCAAATTTTTAAAGGGATGTTTTGGTCAGACCACATTCATTTACGTTGTCCAGGAAATGTTGGGTTGTTAGGGTGTTTTGTGCAAATTGCTTTTCCTTCTAAACCAAAAACTGTTAAATATGCCGGTAATTGGGATCCTAGAAGCAAGCAGCCATTTAGTTATAAAGTACAAAAATGGATACTCTCTAATACTTTTTTAACCAAAAACTGTAAAGTATTGGTTTATGGAGAGTGGAAAAATCAATCTAAAAATATAATCCCTTTTTTTACAGCTTCTTATTCAGAAAATGAAATTACAACCATTGAACCGAAAAACTTAAAAGGAAAAATTAAATTATTATTTGTAGGCAATTTTAGTATTGGTAAGCAGCCTTTATTAACCGTTAAAATTGCAAAAATATTAGTAAGTAAAGGATATGACATTCAGTTAGATCTGTTTGGTGATGGGGCAAGATTTAATGCAGTTAAAGATTATATTTTAAACAATAAATTGAGTAATAATGTGATTTTACATGGAAATCAACCAAAAGAAATTGTAAAAAAAGCCTTTCAAAAAAGTCATTTTTTAGTTTTTATTTCTAAATCTGAAGGTTGGCCAAAGGTTGTTGCAGAAGCAATGTTTTGGTCTTGTTTACCAATATCATCAAAAGTTTCTTGTGTTCCTTTTATGTTAGGAAATGGAGAAAGAGGCAGTATTGTAAATAAAAGTACAACTCAAATTATAATTGAATTAGAGAAGTATATCAGTCAAGAAAACATATATCTAAAAAAAGTGACTAAAGCAAAAGATTGGTCACAACAATTTACTTTAGAAAAGTTTGAAAAAGAAATTAAAAACTTACTATAA
- a CDS encoding N-acetylneuraminate synthase family protein produces the protein MNKPYIEISGRKIGEDFRPLVIAEIGINHEGSLQTAFEMVDAAKRAGVEVVKHQTHIVEDEMSGAAKNVIPGNADVSIYEIMDRCSLNESEETQLKEYVESKGMIFISTPFSRAAAERLERMNVSAYKIGSGECNNYPLLEHIAKYGKPVILSTGMNTIKSVGKAIDIFNKYDVPLALLHTTNLYPTPPELVRFGAMTELHKAFPKHVFGLSDHTTSNHACLGAVALGASILERHFTDKMSRTGPDIICSMDEIACKKLIEGSELIWKMRGGTKKPAKEEQVTIDFAFASVCTIKAIKKGETFTTDNIWVKRPGSGEILAEEFNTILGKKATKSIAKDKQLELNDIEK, from the coding sequence ATGAATAAACCATATATTGAAATTTCTGGCAGAAAAATAGGGGAAGATTTTCGGCCTTTGGTAATTGCAGAAATAGGAATTAATCACGAAGGAAGTTTACAAACGGCATTTGAAATGGTTGATGCTGCAAAAAGAGCAGGAGTTGAAGTTGTAAAACATCAAACTCATATTGTTGAAGATGAAATGAGCGGAGCAGCAAAAAATGTAATTCCTGGAAATGCAGATGTTTCTATTTATGAAATTATGGATAGATGTTCGTTGAATGAATCAGAAGAAACTCAACTTAAAGAATATGTAGAAAGTAAAGGAATGATTTTTATTTCTACTCCTTTTTCTAGAGCAGCAGCAGAAAGATTAGAAAGAATGAATGTTTCTGCATATAAAATTGGTTCTGGAGAATGTAATAATTATCCTTTATTAGAACATATTGCAAAATATGGGAAACCTGTTATTTTAAGTACAGGAATGAATACAATAAAAAGCGTTGGAAAAGCGATAGACATTTTCAATAAATATGACGTTCCGTTAGCTTTGTTACATACCACAAATTTATATCCAACGCCACCAGAATTAGTCCGTTTTGGAGCAATGACAGAATTGCATAAAGCTTTTCCAAAACATGTATTTGGATTATCAGACCATACAACAAGTAATCATGCTTGTTTAGGAGCAGTTGCTTTAGGAGCGAGTATTTTAGAACGTCATTTTACAGATAAGATGAGTAGAACAGGTCCGGATATTATATGTTCTATGGACGAGATAGCTTGTAAAAAACTAATAGAAGGTTCAGAATTGATATGGAAAATGCGAGGAGGAACAAAAAAACCAGCTAAAGAAGAACAAGTAACAATCGATTTTGCATTTGCTTCAGTTTGTACAATAAAAGCTATTAAAAAGGGTGAAACTTTTACGACAGATAATATTTGGGTAAAAAGACCAGGTTCCGGAGAGATTTTAGCAGAAGAATTTAATACTATTTTAGGTAAAAAAGCAACAAAATCGATTGCTAAGGATAAACAGTTAGAACTAAACGATATAGAAAAATAA